A part of Prolixibacteraceae bacterium genomic DNA contains:
- a CDS encoding NAD+ synthase, protein MKIALAQLNYHVGNFEQNTEKILHHIEKAKRENADVVVFSELAVCGYYPQDLLEKERFVNSCIESVNKIAEHAHDITVMVGAPSINKTSKGKRLFNSAYILQDGKVLDIIHKTLLPTYDIFDEYRHFEPNKTFRLVEIGGKKIAITICEDIWDEQSSDNNFAQKKLYTVSPMEELSRLNPDIAINLSASPYSHDKETKRKKTIQQHASKYRLPFIYVSQVGAQSEILFDGGSVYALPDGSIQNELAYFKEDFAVIDTAAKSKPSIQPFKDNIGKIHDALVVGIKDYFHKSGFRSATLGLSGGIDSAVTVVLAVEALGAENVRVLLMPSKYSSDHSVKDAEELAKNLGIQYDLVPIVDAVTAFEGSLSNVFAGLKEDVTEENIQARIRGTLMMAISNKFGNILLNTSNKSEAAVGYGTLYGDMNGGLSVLGDVYKTDVFKLAHYINRNEEIIPVNTIVKPPSAELRPDQQDSDSLPDYDLLDSILYLYIEKTMSNDQIVSHGYPRDVVERIVGMVDRNEYKRFQCPPIIRVSSKAFGGGRKMPIVAKYQN, encoded by the coding sequence ATGAAGATAGCATTAGCACAGCTTAATTACCATGTCGGTAATTTTGAACAGAACACAGAAAAGATCCTCCATCACATAGAGAAGGCCAAGAGAGAGAATGCAGATGTAGTAGTATTTTCTGAACTAGCCGTTTGTGGATACTACCCTCAAGATCTTTTAGAGAAAGAACGATTTGTTAACAGTTGTATTGAATCTGTTAATAAGATTGCGGAGCATGCACACGACATCACTGTTATGGTTGGTGCACCATCGATTAATAAGACATCAAAAGGGAAGCGTCTTTTTAACTCTGCCTATATTCTTCAAGATGGAAAAGTTTTAGATATCATCCATAAAACACTGTTACCCACATACGATATCTTTGATGAATATAGACATTTTGAGCCAAACAAAACGTTCCGTTTGGTTGAGATAGGTGGAAAAAAGATTGCTATCACTATATGTGAGGATATATGGGATGAACAAAGTTCGGATAACAATTTTGCTCAAAAGAAGCTCTACACTGTTTCGCCAATGGAGGAGCTAAGTAGACTTAATCCAGATATTGCAATCAACCTATCGGCATCTCCTTATTCTCATGACAAAGAGACCAAGAGGAAGAAAACAATACAACAGCATGCATCGAAATATAGACTACCATTTATATATGTTAGTCAAGTAGGAGCCCAATCAGAGATTCTTTTTGATGGTGGGTCTGTTTATGCACTCCCTGATGGATCAATTCAGAATGAATTGGCTTATTTCAAGGAAGATTTTGCTGTTATTGATACAGCAGCAAAGAGCAAACCATCGATTCAACCATTCAAAGACAATATTGGTAAAATCCACGATGCATTGGTTGTTGGAATCAAAGACTACTTCCATAAGTCAGGGTTTAGATCTGCGACGCTAGGACTTTCGGGAGGGATAGACTCTGCTGTTACCGTTGTTTTAGCCGTAGAAGCGCTAGGAGCAGAAAATGTAAGGGTATTGCTTATGCCATCTAAATACTCTTCAGATCACTCTGTAAAGGACGCTGAGGAGCTTGCAAAGAATCTTGGTATTCAATATGACTTAGTTCCAATTGTCGATGCAGTAACTGCTTTTGAAGGAAGTTTATCTAATGTGTTTGCAGGATTAAAAGAGGACGTTACAGAAGAGAATATTCAAGCCCGAATACGAGGAACTTTAATGATGGCCATCTCCAATAAATTTGGAAATATCCTACTGAACACCTCCAACAAAAGTGAAGCAGCCGTTGGGTATGGCACACTTTACGGAGATATGAACGGTGGTCTTTCTGTACTTGGTGATGTCTATAAAACAGATGTATTCAAACTAGCTCACTATATCAACAGAAATGAAGAGATCATTCCTGTGAATACCATTGTAAAACCTCCATCGGCTGAGTTAAGACCCGATCAACAAGACAGTGATTCACTACCTGATTATGATCTACTCGACAGCATTCTTTATCTCTATATTGAAAAGACCATGTCAAACGATCAGATTGTTTCACATGGATACCCAAGAGATGTAGTAGAGAGGATTGTTGGGATGGTAGATAGAAACGAATATAAACGTTTCCAATGTCCACCTATAATTAGAGTCTCATCGAAGGCTTTTGGAGGTGGTCGTAAAATGCCAATCGTTGCAAAATATCAGAACTGA
- a CDS encoding PorT family protein encodes MIKKLVITSAFLCLGIVSTFAQQKFRFSFVASPQIGWMKSSDSTVDESKARFGFSFGIESDIFLEPEHRYSIVTGVLLSSMGTKQSYTEDKTIQGVVVSKGEEVKLGYKYLEIPLAIKLRSSQRHRSIFYAQFGLTNWLNIGSSVNTKDKTLNGKNIKDDLSFYNLGYNVGGGFEYDLGGKNALNIGIIYQNGFTDTTTKDAFITDASLRNVRLNLAFIF; translated from the coding sequence ATGATTAAAAAACTTGTAATCACTTCTGCTTTTTTGTGTTTAGGAATCGTTAGTACTTTTGCACAACAGAAATTTAGATTCTCATTTGTTGCTTCACCTCAAATAGGATGGATGAAATCAAGCGACAGTACAGTGGATGAATCGAAAGCAAGATTTGGCTTTAGTTTTGGTATCGAAAGCGATATCTTTTTAGAACCAGAGCATCGCTATTCGATTGTTACAGGTGTACTTCTATCTTCGATGGGCACAAAACAGAGTTATACGGAAGATAAGACGATTCAAGGTGTTGTCGTTTCTAAAGGAGAAGAGGTAAAACTCGGATACAAATACTTAGAGATCCCTCTGGCAATTAAACTACGATCGAGCCAACGTCACAGATCAATCTTTTACGCACAATTTGGACTCACCAACTGGCTCAACATTGGGAGTAGTGTTAACACAAAAGATAAGACACTCAATGGAAAGAATATCAAAGACGATCTATCTTTCTACAACCTAGGATATAATGTCGGGGGAGGCTTCGAATATGACTTAGGTGGAAAGAATGCACTGAATATTGGTATAATATATCAGAATGGTTTTACAGACACCACCACAAAAGATGCTTTCATAACAGATGCATCACTGCGAAATGTCAGATTGAACTTAGCCTTTATATTTTAG
- a CDS encoding SurA N-terminal domain-containing protein, with product MATLQKIRDKGGVFTAVLIGGALLAFVLGGLLKSGSSFSRDEAMEVAEINGNSIKQPEYQKIVDDYTEVYKMRAGGASVDERVSQQIREQAWQVLVRKYVMEDIYEDLDINVSSEELLDMIQGENIHPMIKQLFGNPQTGEVNRTAIVQFLQSLETTASAQQKMYWNFLEDQMIKDREFSKYSSLINKGLFVTKQEAQLDLAERNNQFNIDYVVKSFSSVSDSLVKVSDADLKAYYNNHKDNYSHDENATIKYVVFNVAPSQDDDLQTKQWMEDRKEEFTTTANLTSFMRLNSDVAYADSYVKPSEVAANLKEFVQDGKEGTVYGPYQEGNSWKMAKIVDFKEMPDSVNARHILLSVRNQADMVKNQHLIDSLKSAIETKKTTFAAAAKTYSQDPGSAVKGGDLGWFKRGQMVPQFEAAAFSGNKELQIVQSQFGFHLIEVIKSGKKAENVNVAILVRNIEPSTRTYRNVYDKASQFVAEASNEKSFDKQAEAMKVAPRIATLSTTQQDIAGIPHSRSIIRSAFQAKDRNKLILDSKDAAIFECDDNFVVALLSAKQEKGNSTFEAVRTQVKMAVEKEKKGEYIATKMKGSELASIASANDLTVKNADNLNFSSYAIPGAGIEPAVIGAAASCKLNQVSAPVVGNNGVYVVKVTKKEKGTDNNVDAAQKRLASEVSYRAAFQAYNDLRETADVKDFRIKFY from the coding sequence ATGGCAACATTACAAAAGATTCGAGATAAGGGTGGCGTCTTCACAGCAGTTCTGATTGGAGGAGCTCTTCTAGCCTTTGTACTTGGAGGTCTACTAAAATCGGGAAGCTCATTTAGTCGTGATGAAGCGATGGAAGTAGCTGAAATCAATGGAAACTCTATTAAGCAACCTGAATATCAAAAGATAGTAGACGACTACACAGAAGTTTATAAGATGAGAGCAGGTGGTGCTTCAGTAGACGAACGTGTATCGCAACAAATTCGTGAGCAAGCATGGCAAGTGCTAGTTCGTAAATATGTTATGGAAGACATATACGAAGATCTAGACATTAATGTAAGCTCTGAAGAGTTACTGGATATGATCCAGGGAGAGAACATTCACCCAATGATCAAACAGTTGTTCGGAAACCCACAGACTGGAGAAGTTAACAGAACTGCAATAGTTCAGTTTTTACAGTCTCTTGAAACAACCGCTTCAGCACAACAGAAGATGTATTGGAACTTCCTAGAAGATCAAATGATCAAAGACAGAGAGTTTTCTAAGTACAGTAGCCTTATCAACAAAGGACTTTTTGTAACAAAACAAGAAGCACAATTGGATCTTGCAGAGCGTAACAATCAATTTAACATCGATTATGTTGTGAAAAGCTTTAGTTCTGTAAGTGATAGCTTGGTAAAGGTAAGCGATGCTGATCTAAAAGCATACTACAACAACCATAAAGACAACTATTCTCATGATGAAAATGCTACGATCAAATATGTTGTATTTAATGTAGCACCGTCACAAGATGATGACCTTCAGACAAAACAGTGGATGGAAGATCGTAAAGAGGAGTTTACTACTACAGCAAACTTAACTTCTTTCATGCGATTGAATTCAGATGTTGCTTATGCTGACAGTTATGTAAAACCTTCAGAAGTGGCTGCAAACCTTAAAGAGTTTGTTCAAGACGGAAAAGAAGGAACAGTATATGGTCCTTATCAAGAAGGTAACAGCTGGAAGATGGCTAAAATTGTTGACTTCAAAGAGATGCCTGATTCTGTTAACGCAAGACATATTCTTCTTTCAGTACGTAACCAAGCTGATATGGTGAAAAACCAACACCTAATCGACAGCTTGAAGAGTGCTATCGAAACGAAAAAGACAACATTTGCTGCTGCTGCGAAAACTTATTCACAAGATCCAGGTTCGGCCGTTAAAGGTGGTGACTTAGGGTGGTTCAAAAGAGGTCAGATGGTTCCTCAATTTGAGGCTGCTGCATTCTCTGGAAACAAAGAGCTTCAAATTGTACAATCACAGTTTGGATTCCACTTGATTGAAGTAATTAAGAGTGGTAAAAAAGCTGAGAATGTAAATGTTGCTATTCTTGTTCGTAATATTGAGCCTAGTACTCGTACTTATCGTAATGTATACGACAAAGCATCACAATTTGTAGCTGAAGCGTCTAATGAGAAGTCATTTGATAAGCAAGCTGAAGCGATGAAAGTTGCTCCACGTATTGCAACGCTTTCAACAACTCAACAAGATATAGCTGGTATTCCTCATTCAAGATCAATTATTCGTTCGGCATTCCAAGCTAAAGACAGAAACAAATTGATTCTTGACAGTAAAGATGCTGCTATTTTCGAATGTGATGACAACTTTGTTGTGGCACTACTATCTGCAAAGCAAGAAAAAGGAAACTCTACTTTTGAAGCAGTTAGAACACAAGTGAAGATGGCTGTAGAAAAAGAGAAAAAAGGAGAATATATTGCAACAAAGATGAAAGGTTCTGAACTTGCATCTATTGCATCAGCAAACGACCTTACAGTGAAGAATGCTGACAACCTTAACTTCTCATCATATGCAATTCCAGGCGCAGGTATCGAACCAGCTGTTATTGGAGCTGCAGCATCATGCAAACTAAACCAAGTTTCAGCTCCTGTAGTTGGAAACAATGGTGTATATGTAGTGAAAGTTACAAAGAAAGAGAAAGGAACAGACAACAACGTGGATGCTGCTCAAAAGCGTCTAGCAAGTGAAGTTTCTTATCGCGCAGCTTTCCAAGCATACAATGATTTAAGAGAAACCGCAGATGTGAAAGATTTTAGAATTAAGTTCTACTAG
- a CDS encoding hemolysin family protein, giving the protein MSSFAIVIITMVLSAFFSGMEIAYLSANKLRLEVDKNRNALNSRLLNIYTKHPSRYISTMLVGNNIALVIYGLAFSKILEPLIYGYVTSSTAALLFQTLFSTLLILVFAEFLPKALFRVNPNLAINIFSIPVAMFYVLFYPITSLTQAFTKVVMKLFSRGNNVINDQEKQIFGRVDLDNLLNEHKLEDLEHIPENEIKLFKNALDFSKVKLRECIVPRPEIHALEIDSTISEMKQMLIETGFSKILIFENSIDHIVGYVHSSDLFKHPDSIKDILRTIAFVPETMEASKLLSKFLKQNESIAVVVDEFGGTAGIVTNEDILEEIFGEIEDEHDSDEYIANKIDENTFILSGRLEIDDLNERFHLSLPESESYKTIAGLIIDRSERIPKMQEVIKDGAYQWKILKSTPTRIELVELTIKDMNAN; this is encoded by the coding sequence ATGAGTAGTTTTGCCATTGTTATCATTACCATGGTTCTCTCTGCATTTTTTTCAGGCATGGAGATCGCATATTTGTCAGCTAACAAGTTAAGATTAGAAGTAGACAAAAATCGAAATGCGTTAAACTCACGTCTTTTAAACATCTATACCAAACATCCGAGTAGATATATTTCCACAATGTTGGTCGGAAATAATATAGCTTTAGTGATCTATGGTTTGGCTTTTTCAAAGATCTTAGAGCCACTCATATATGGTTACGTTACTTCATCTACAGCTGCACTTCTTTTTCAGACACTCTTTTCAACACTCCTTATATTAGTTTTTGCGGAATTTCTTCCCAAAGCACTGTTTCGTGTTAACCCGAACTTAGCCATCAATATTTTTTCTATCCCAGTTGCGATGTTCTATGTTCTCTTCTACCCTATCACATCACTAACACAGGCATTTACAAAGGTGGTCATGAAACTCTTTTCAAGAGGAAATAATGTCATCAATGATCAAGAGAAGCAAATTTTTGGAAGAGTCGATTTAGACAACCTTTTGAATGAACATAAGCTTGAAGACCTAGAACATATACCAGAGAATGAGATCAAACTATTCAAGAATGCCCTTGATTTCTCAAAAGTCAAATTAAGAGAGTGTATCGTGCCTCGTCCAGAGATACATGCCTTGGAGATTGATAGTACTATTTCCGAAATGAAACAGATGCTGATTGAGACTGGATTTAGTAAGATATTGATCTTTGAAAATTCGATTGATCATATCGTTGGATACGTGCACTCTTCTGACCTTTTTAAACACCCTGATAGCATTAAAGATATATTGAGAACTATTGCCTTTGTTCCAGAAACGATGGAAGCGAGTAAGCTACTTTCTAAGTTTCTAAAACAGAATGAAAGTATCGCAGTAGTAGTGGATGAGTTTGGTGGTACTGCAGGAATAGTAACCAATGAAGATATCTTAGAAGAGATCTTTGGAGAGATTGAAGACGAGCATGACAGTGATGAGTATATCGCAAATAAAATAGACGAAAACACCTTTATACTCTCAGGGAGGCTAGAAATAGATGATCTGAATGAAAGGTTCCATCTTTCTCTACCAGAAAGCGAAAGTTACAAAACTATTGCTGGTTTAATTATCGATCGAAGTGAGCGTATTCCTAAGATGCAAGAGGTGATAAAAGATGGAGCATATCAATGGAAAATACTCAAAAGTACTCCTACACGGATCGAATTAGTTGAGTTGACAATAAAAGATATGAATGCAAACTAG
- the lptC gene encoding LPS export ABC transporter periplasmic protein LptC has translation MLVIKKYRNMVALLTVVSTLFLFSCKNTGSDQNILPEYKHVPISTAENFEMTFTDSARVTMHFTAPVLVVDTKEVDDEIEQFKVCPKGFIVERFNNDGVQVGHISADYGKQEEALHRFEARGNVIVSNDKGDTLKTEHLIYLQQEKKIYSDVFVKIIQKDRIITGDRFESDENFENRVLYNSKIQMDIDDNDIQKK, from the coding sequence ATGTTGGTAATAAAAAAATATAGGAATATGGTGGCACTACTTACAGTAGTGTCCACTCTATTCCTTTTTTCATGTAAAAATACGGGAAGTGACCAAAATATACTTCCTGAATACAAGCACGTACCTATTTCGACAGCAGAGAACTTTGAGATGACTTTTACTGACTCAGCCAGAGTTACGATGCATTTCACAGCTCCAGTGCTAGTGGTTGATACCAAAGAGGTAGATGACGAAATAGAACAGTTTAAAGTTTGTCCCAAAGGTTTTATCGTAGAACGCTTCAACAATGACGGGGTTCAGGTTGGACATATTTCAGCCGATTACGGAAAACAAGAAGAGGCACTACATCGATTTGAAGCACGAGGAAATGTAATTGTCTCAAACGATAAAGGAGATACACTTAAAACCGAACATCTCATCTATCTTCAACAAGAGAAGAAGATCTATTCAGATGTATTTGTAAAAATCATTCAAAAAGATCGAATTATCACTGGTGACCGATTCGAATCAGATGAGAATTTTGAGAATAGAGTTCTGTATAACTCTAAGATACAAATGGATATTGATGATAATGATATCCAAAAGAAGTAA
- a CDS encoding tetratricopeptide repeat protein codes for MKAIFKRTLMLMIAISLSSVAALAQKKITGVVYKEGKPAAGVEVSAHKSKDSFFTSFDGKYELTISSKSKYIRFAFPDKEEKLDIEGKEGNVFNYNYGGKPFEAPKAAVGGVNLGSHSELAKAKNADYTRNYSLFSDFYKQKDYKSALKPWKILYTKYPKSSVNIYIKGVKMYDAFINLASTKSEIDELMNKELEIYDQRAKYFGKKGYIEGRKAISYLQHMYNKENMTDDQLKVVCKKGYTMLDASIKEQGNKSQAAVILLYMQVSGDLYRIGELSKEQMIKNYDTTSAIIDANDETESDSFNTIKSSIDKMVVRSGALDCESIVAIYEPKIKANPDDIAMLRKMMRLFRRQDCTDSDLFNEGAERLYSLEPSAGSAISMAQRYMRNQEADKAIEYLNKALEMNKTEKNIANDFSANYYLGALYYQKSSFGKALKYTKLAIKADPEEGKAYILAGNILAVGSKTYGKSSFEHSMVFWLAYDYFAKAKRVDPSVAAEAQKKMSTYKKYFPEKNELFFQGYKSGQTIQLGGWINESTKARNK; via the coding sequence ATGAAAGCAATTTTTAAAAGAACACTAATGTTGATGATCGCAATCTCTTTGAGTAGCGTAGCAGCATTAGCGCAAAAGAAAATCACCGGGGTAGTTTACAAAGAAGGTAAACCAGCCGCAGGAGTGGAAGTGTCTGCACACAAATCGAAAGACTCGTTTTTTACTAGTTTCGATGGCAAGTATGAACTAACGATCTCTTCGAAATCAAAATATATTCGTTTTGCATTTCCAGACAAAGAGGAGAAGTTAGACATCGAAGGTAAAGAAGGGAATGTTTTTAACTATAACTACGGTGGAAAGCCATTTGAGGCACCAAAAGCTGCAGTAGGTGGTGTGAACTTAGGCTCACATTCTGAGTTAGCTAAAGCCAAGAATGCAGACTATACTAGAAATTACAGCTTATTCTCTGATTTCTATAAACAAAAGGATTATAAGAGCGCATTGAAGCCATGGAAGATTCTTTACACTAAGTATCCTAAATCATCAGTTAACATCTATATCAAAGGGGTTAAGATGTATGATGCTTTCATTAACCTTGCTTCTACTAAGAGTGAGATTGATGAGTTGATGAACAAAGAGCTAGAGATCTATGACCAACGTGCTAAATACTTCGGTAAAAAAGGATATATTGAAGGACGAAAAGCAATTAGTTATCTTCAGCACATGTACAATAAAGAGAACATGACTGACGATCAACTAAAGGTGGTTTGCAAGAAAGGTTACACGATGCTTGATGCATCAATTAAAGAACAAGGAAACAAGTCGCAAGCAGCAGTTATCCTACTTTATATGCAAGTTTCTGGAGATCTTTACCGTATAGGAGAGTTGAGCAAAGAGCAGATGATTAAGAACTACGATACGACCTCTGCGATCATCGATGCAAATGATGAAACAGAAAGTGATTCATTCAATACGATTAAGTCTTCAATAGACAAAATGGTAGTAAGAAGTGGAGCACTAGATTGTGAATCTATCGTTGCTATTTACGAGCCTAAGATTAAAGCAAATCCAGACGATATCGCGATGCTAAGAAAGATGATGAGATTATTCCGTCGTCAGGATTGTACAGATAGTGACCTATTCAATGAAGGAGCTGAACGTCTTTATTCTCTTGAACCATCAGCTGGATCTGCGATCTCAATGGCACAGCGTTATATGAGAAATCAAGAAGCGGACAAAGCTATCGAGTATTTGAACAAGGCTCTTGAGATGAATAAGACAGAGAAGAATATTGCTAATGATTTCTCTGCAAATTACTATTTAGGTGCACTTTATTACCAAAAAAGTTCTTTTGGCAAAGCCCTTAAGTATACTAAATTAGCTATCAAAGCGGATCCAGAAGAGGGGAAAGCATATATTCTTGCAGGAAATATCTTAGCAGTGGGTTCAAAAACATACGGTAAGAGTAGTTTTGAACACTCAATGGTATTCTGGTTGGCTTATGACTATTTCGCAAAAGCAAAACGAGTAGACCCATCTGTTGCAGCAGAAGCTCAAAAGAAGATGTCTACTTACAAGAAATATTTCCCTGAGAAGAATGAGTTATTCTTCCAAGGATATAAATCAGGACAAACAATACAGCTTGGTGGATGGATTAACGAATCAACCAAAGCTAGAAATAAATAG
- a CDS encoding type III pantothenate kinase produces MNLIIDIGNTRIKYALFESQKLIHLESTSDFDLPLITKWVEDYPIKSAIVSDVRDVRHQIEADLMKLLSKVLFLDEKTTLPINNSYRTPETLGKDRIAAVVGAWSRFPNRNSLVIDAGTAITYDFIDQTGTYLGGNISPGLQTRFRALHDYTGKLPLLEVKAVEEEIGKDTTNAIQSGVGLGLTFEVEKYISHFSEKYHDLHVIITGGDAVFFETILKNSIFVDLNVTLIGLNRILIDNDK; encoded by the coding sequence ATGAATTTGATCATTGATATTGGGAATACCCGTATTAAATATGCACTTTTCGAAAGTCAGAAGTTGATCCATTTGGAGTCAACTTCTGATTTTGATCTCCCTTTGATAACAAAATGGGTAGAGGATTATCCAATCAAAAGTGCTATCGTTTCGGATGTTCGAGACGTACGTCATCAGATCGAAGCAGATCTCATGAAACTATTATCTAAAGTTTTATTCTTAGATGAAAAAACAACTCTACCCATTAACAATAGCTATCGGACTCCTGAAACACTAGGTAAAGATCGCATTGCTGCCGTTGTTGGTGCATGGAGTCGTTTTCCAAACAGAAATAGTTTAGTTATCGATGCAGGTACAGCGATAACCTATGATTTTATTGATCAAACAGGAACATATTTAGGAGGAAATATTTCTCCTGGATTACAAACTCGTTTTCGTGCACTGCATGATTATACGGGAAAACTCCCACTACTTGAAGTCAAAGCAGTGGAGGAAGAGATAGGGAAAGACACTACCAATGCAATACAGAGTGGTGTAGGGTTAGGATTGACCTTTGAAGTAGAGAAATATATCAGTCATTTTTCAGAAAAATATCATGATCTTCATGTTATTATAACAGGAGGAGATGCTGTTTTCTTTGAAACGATCCTAAAAAATTCCATATTTGTAGACTTAAATGTAACGTTAATAGGACTAAACCGAATCCTCATAGATAATGACAAATAA
- the nadC gene encoding carboxylating nicotinate-nucleotide diphosphorylase: MKLDFDDISFLIHSAFEEDLKDGDITSNNIIPLGKEGKASMRAKEDGVIAGLEVVNEVFNYHDEDINYKPLVDEGQWVKKGDIIAVMYGPYRSLLIAERIALNFLQRMSGIATETHKYVAETKGTKAKILDTRKTLPAFRHLDKYSVFAGGGTNHRIGLYDMVMIKDNHIKMAGSITKAVEQVRLHIPNSIKIEVETTTFEEVEEAVASDVDIIMLDNMDNNLTRKCVEFINGRAKVEASGNMTLDRIASVAETGVDFISVGAITHSVKALDISMNFVG; this comes from the coding sequence ATGAAGCTAGATTTTGATGACATATCATTTTTAATACATTCAGCATTTGAAGAAGATCTAAAAGATGGTGATATTACTTCTAATAATATCATCCCGCTGGGCAAAGAAGGTAAAGCGTCGATGCGTGCTAAAGAGGATGGGGTAATTGCAGGCCTAGAAGTGGTAAACGAAGTTTTTAATTATCACGATGAAGACATTAATTATAAGCCATTAGTTGACGAAGGACAGTGGGTTAAAAAAGGAGATATTATTGCAGTAATGTATGGACCTTATAGATCACTACTTATTGCAGAGCGAATCGCACTTAACTTTCTTCAAAGAATGTCTGGAATTGCCACAGAGACTCATAAATATGTTGCGGAAACGAAAGGCACAAAAGCAAAAATATTAGATACACGTAAAACCTTACCAGCATTTCGTCACTTAGATAAGTACTCTGTTTTTGCAGGTGGGGGAACGAATCACCGAATCGGATTATACGACATGGTGATGATTAAGGATAATCATATCAAGATGGCGGGAAGCATTACTAAAGCTGTAGAGCAAGTAAGGTTGCATATTCCAAATTCTATAAAGATAGAGGTTGAAACGACCACTTTTGAAGAGGTAGAGGAGGCCGTAGCTTCGGATGTTGATATCATCATGTTAGATAATATGGACAACAACTTGACGCGAAAGTGTGTTGAATTTATTAATGGTCGTGCAAAAGTGGAGGCCTCAGGAAATATGACATTGGATCGTATTGCATCTGTAGCAGAGACTGGCGTTGATTTTATTTCTGTTGGTGCCATCACCCATTCGGTAAAGGCACTAGACATCAGCATGAATTTTGTGGGTTAA